DNA sequence from the Paraburkholderia hospita genome:
TGTGTAAAGCCAAATACGCCGCGTATGTAAAGTTAACTATGCCGGGCATCACCCTCCACGGCCACCTTGGTCGTCGATAGAATTGGATTTTTGCGGCCATATTTCCGCAGGTATCCCAGACATTGGACTTGCATATTCAGAAATATTGTATATAATTGTATTTACACTGATTTGGCCGCTTTCCCTGGAGTTTGTGCATGGCGACAGACCGACGCAAAGAGGACAAGCACCGCACGCTGCGGCAGCAGGCGAGCCTCAATCCGCGCCCCGATGCCGTGACGCATCCGCTGTTTCGGGAGGGCGAGTTCTTCGATTCCTACGATCTGCTGCAGGTCAAGTACGAGATGCTGCGCGCGGTGCGCGTGGACAAGCGGCCGATCAGCGAAGCGGCCAAGGCATTCGGTTTCTCCCGCCCGTCGTTCTATCAGGCTCAGACGGCTTTCGAACAGGGCGGACTGGCCGCTTTGATTCCGCAGAAGACTGGGCCGCGCAGCGGCCACAAGTTGACCCCGGCGGTGATGGAGTTTCTGAACCGGGCGCGGGTTGCAGAGCCGACTGTGCGAGCGGAGCGACTGGCCAGTCTGGTGCACCAGACCTTCGGCGTACAGGTTCATCCGCGCAGTATCGAACGACAGTTTCTGCGCCAAAAAAAACCGTAACGAAACCGTCCGTGTCCACTCCGGACCGTGCGCTGTGCAATGACGGACTGATCTCCCGTTATGAAGATCTGAGGCAACAGGCACTTGGATTGCCGTGCGAGATTCCTCGCGGCCAGGGCCTCGTGCTGTTGATGCGCAGCGGCATGAGAGCATGGATGCAGGCATGGGCCCAGTGCGCGACCACGGTTGTACGGCGGCAGCCGCCGCCTGGTGAGGCAGAGATCGTTCCCTTCACGCTGCATCAGGAGGCGACGTTGATTCTGGCTTCAATGCTTTTACACCGGCGTCAGGAGGCAACAGCATGAAGAGCGATCCTCATCAGAAGGTCCAGGCGAGCCATCTGAAGCGCAACGCCTATCTGTATATCCGGCAATCCACATTGCGTCAGGTGTTCGAGAATACCGAGAGCACCAAGCGCCAATATGCACTGCGCCAACGGGCGGTCGCCCTGGGGTGGTCCGAGGACCGCATTATTGTGATCGATAGCGACCTCGGCCAGTCCGGCGCGTCATCGGCGGACCGCGAAGGATTCCAGCGTCTGGTCGCCGAAGTTGGCGTGGGCCATGCCGGTATCGTGCTCGGCCTGGAGGTGTCGCGCCTGGCGCGCAACTCCACCGACTGGCATCGGCTGCTCGAGATCTGCGCAATCACCGACACATTGATCCTTGACGAGGATGGCGTATACGATCCTGCTCACTTCAACGACCGGCTGTTATTGGGGCTCAAGGGCACCATGAGTGAGGCCGAATTGCACGTGCTGCGGGCGCGCCTTCAAGGAGGAATCCTAAGCAAAGCGAGGCGCGGTGAACTGCAGATGCGCCTGCCCGTTGGCTTCGAGTACAACGCCGCGGGCGCGGTCGTTCTCGATCCGGACCAGCAGGTCCAGCACTGCCTGAGGTGGTTGTTCGACACCTTCCGAGGTACGGGATCGGCGATGGCTACCGCGCGCGCCGCGCATCATCTCGAGCTGGCGTTTCCGCGACGGTGTTGCAAAGGTCCGCACAAGGGCGAATTGCTGTGGGGCAGCCTCGGACACAGCCAGGTAGTGCGCATTCTGCACAACCCAAGGTATGCAGGCGCTTTCGTCTATGGTCGCACCCATACACGCAAGACAGTCGATGGACGAACGCGTGTGATTCGCGCCCCGCGGGACCAGTGGGATACGCTGATTCCGGGCGCCCATGCCGGTTATCTCGCCTGGGAAGAGTACGAGCAGAATCAGAAGCGTCTGCATGAGAGCGCACAGGCGATCGGAGCAGACCGGCGCCGTGGCGCGCCGCGTGAGGGTCCAGCACTTCTTCAGGGAGTCGTGGTCTGTGGTCGATGCGGGAACCGCATGACGGTTCGTTACCACAGCCGCCAGGGCTGCCTGTGTCCCGAGTACATCTGTCAGCGCGAAGGCATCGAGCAGGCCGAACCCATCTGCCAGCGCATCCACGGGGCTGGCATCGACGAGGCCATCGGCGAACTGCTCGTCGAAGCGCTTAATCCGCTTGCCATTGAGGTAAGTCTGGCGGTTCAGCGCGAACTCCAGTCCCGCATCGAAGAAGCCGACTGTCTGCGTCACAAGCAGGTGGAGCGCGCCCAGTATGAAGCTGATCTGGCGCAGCGCCGCTACATGCGCTGCGATCCGGAGAACCGCCTGGTCGCCGACTCACTTGAGGCTGACTGGAACCATAAGCTGCGAGCGCTGACTGAGGCTAACGAGGAATATCAGCGTCGGCGTGAACAGGACGCGCGTATTCTGACGGACGAGCAGCGCGCCGTCATCGTCTCGCTGGCGTCCAACTTCCCCCGGCTATGGCGGGACCCCGCCACCCCTGACCGGGAACGCAAACGCATGATCAGGCTGCTTCTGGAAGACGTCACCCTGAACCGGGACCAGCAGGTTACCGCACAGATCCGCTTCAAGGGCGGCGCTCACCGGACCCTCAGCCTGCCGTTGCCGCTGAAATCGTGGCAGCGATGGGTCACCCCCGCCACGGTGATCGAGGAAATTGACGAACTGCTCAATCACCATACTGTCCTGCAGATCGCGAATATCCTGAACGAACGTGGCGCCCCGTCGGGCACGGGCAGGCCCTTCAATGCAAAAATGGTCGCACGCCTGCAGCGCAACTACTGTCTAAAGCCACGCTATGACCGGTTGCGCGAAGCGGGTCTGCTGACGCTGGAGGAGATGGCCGACGCGCTGCACGTCACGCCGACGAGCGTGAAGATATGGAACCGTCGCGGACTCATCCGCGGTCACGCCTACAGCGACAAGAACGAGTGCCTGTACGACCCTCCGGGCACTGACTCGCCCAGAAAGGCGATGGGCGTCAAGCTGTCCTGCCGGCGTCGCCATCCCGACGTCGTCTCTGATCGCCGCAAGGAGGTGTAGTGTGAAACGCAAGCCTTGTCACCCCAGCTGCCCTTGCCATCCATTGACAGCTGGATGCCTTTACCGAGTACCGCCCCGGTGAACGCGTCGCTGGTGAACTGGCTGCTGCCTTGATCGGTGTTCACGATTTCCGGCTGGCGGTATTTCACGATTGCTTCTTCAATCACCGCGACGGCATGTTCGGCCTCGAGCGTGATCGCCCCCCGATGCGACCGCACCCGACGGCTCGCCCAGTCGACCACTGCCGTCAGATAAACAAAGCCGCGCGCCATCGGCAGGTACGTCGTGTCGAGCGCCCAGACCTGGTTGCTGCGATCGATCTTCCGGTTGCGCAGCAGGTATGGCCAGATCCTGTGGGGCGCATGTTTGCGGCTCGTGTTTGGCCTGCGATACATCGCCTCGATGCCCATGCGCTTCATCAGCGTGCCGACGTGCTTGTGTCCGACTGCGAAGCCTTCACGCCTGAGCATACGCGCAAGCATCCGGGCGCCACCTCTGTCCCACTGATACACCTCGCCGTACACACGATCGATTAATGCTTGCTTGGAGAATACTGGGAGAGAAGCGGCGGCGTCACGCCTAGTTGGCGCGCGAGCTCGCGGGTGCTGCCGGAAAAGCCGTGGGTCGCGAAATGGTCTACGGCTTTCAGCACGATCTGGCGTTCCCGCACTTCGGGTGCAAGGCGGCGCGTTGCGCCTTTCTGGTTGCCTTGCGCCTCACCAGTTGAGGTTGCTTTGACCGCCCGTACTTTTCTCGTCATTGTTGTCCGGTACCCAGTATGTTCGGACGCATCATACAAAGATTGCCCCTGTCTGACTAGGCAGCGACTTGCATGCGAGCTGGCAGACGTGCTTGCAGGCTACGTTACGAAATTAGTGCGAAGGGCAGTATGTAGACCCCGAGCGCTGAACCATAAGTACAAAATTTTTGAACTTTACGTTCAGTTTTTTTCGCGCATGCCCTTTCCCCGTTGCTCTAGACTTCGGGGACATATCGCGCAGTCACTCCTCGACCCGCGGTGTCTTGGATATTCAGGCAATGATTCGAATTGGCCAGCTTCAAGTGGACGTTGCCACCCGAGAACTGTTTCTCGACGGTAAAGCTGTGCGTCTTGGGAGCCGTGCGTTTGACATGCTGGCCGTACTAATTGCAGCGAATGGCGCGCTGGTGTCGAAGAGCGAATTACTTGCACAGGTATGGCCGGACACGATCGTTGAAGAAAACAATCTTCAAGTACATATGTCCGCTTTGCGCAAGGCGCTGGGCAATAATCGCGGACTGATCCAGACCGTGTCTGGGCGGGGGTACCGGCTGGTCCGCAGGGCGGCCTCGACAACTGCTTCCGCCCAGACTGACAGCGGCGATGAAGTGGATGACGCCGAGGACGGTATTCAACACCGGACTACTCCCAACAATCTGCCTTCCAATTCGTCGATGTTGATCGGGCGGGACAAAGCAGTCCATGACGTCGCGCTCGCACTGGCTTCGGCACGCCACGTAACGCTTGTCGGCTCGGGTGGCATCGGCAAGACCCGTTTGGCCATCGAGGTCTCACGCGGTTTGTTCGAGCGCTTCCCTGACGGTGTCTACCTAGTATCGCTCGCGTCCACGTGCGACTCGGGCAGCGTCCTCGCGATGTTCGCGACCAGCATCGGCATGAATCCGACGACAGGCTCGCTCACGCTCGCGCGTGTCAGCAAGGAACTCGCTGAGCGGCGCGTGTTGTTCGTTCTCGACAATTGCGAACATGTGCTCGGCCCTGCCGCCGAACTCGCCGAGACGCTGCTGAGCGTGAGTCCGGCCGTGCGCGTTCTTGCGACCAGCCGGGAACCGCTGCGTGTCGTGAACGAATGCCTGTATTGGGTGGCTTCGCTGGAGGTGCCCGCCCAGGACGCTCAGAGTCAGGATGTCCTGCAATGCAGTGCCGTGAAGCTGTTCCTGTCGCGCGCACGTGCGATCGACGCGCGATTTTCGTCCGATGAGAGAAGTATCCATCTGACCGGCGAGGTATGCCGCCGGCTCGACGGCATTCCGTTGGCGATCGAGCTGGCGGCGGCGCGTGCGACAATACTCGGCATTGAGATGCTCTCTGACCATCTCGATGACCGCTTCAACATGCTGACTGGCGGCCATCGCACCGCGTTGCCGCGACATCAGACGCTGAAAGCGACCCTCGACTGGAGTTATGGATTGCTCAATGAGGCTGAGCGCGCGACGCTGCGTAGGCTTGGCATCTTTGTCAACGGCTTCACGATGGAAGCAGCTATCGCCGTTGCCGGGGACCATGCATTGCGCGAGCTCGACTTAATCGCGGCCGTATCCGGTCTCGTTGAAAAGTCGCTGCTGCTGGCGGAGGTGAAGCGTGGAAAAGCAAGCTATCGCCTGCTGGAAACCACACGTGCATACGCTGTACAGAAGCTCGAGGATAATGGTGAGCAACGTGGTATCACGCTCAATCATGCGCGCTACTTCATGAGCTTGCTGGAGCGCGATTCGTCGAACCGAGCGAACCCCACGAGCGCTTTTTCTGATAGTTGGCATCACGGGATGTGCGAATTGCTCGACGATCTGAGAGCGGCGCTGGCATGGGCTTTATCACCGAAAGGCGACGAGAAGCTGGGCGAAGCGCTAGCGGTGAAGGTCGTTTTTCTGTTCTATGAGCTATCGCTTGTCGACGAATGCAGCGCGTGGGCACGCCGAGCGCTCGATACCGTAGCTGCAACCCATCAAGGTTCACGTTCGAACAGGTATCTGCGCCTACGTATGAAACTGTTGGCGGCACTCGGCGCGGCACTGGTCTATGTGAACGGACCAAACCGTGAAACCTTAAGCATCTGGGCCGAAGTTCTCGCATCGGCGATCGCGCTCGGCGACCACCGGTTCGAAGCCCGTGCGTTGTGGGGCATGTGTAGCGCGAGTCAGTCGTCCGGAGCGGTACGCAATGCGTTGGCGTTCGCGAGGCGGTTTGCATCGCGCGCCTCCGAAACGGGCGATGCGAACTGCGCGATCCTCGCTTGCCGGTTGCTCGGTGTCGTTTCGCATTATGCGGGCGATCAACAGCAGGCCCGTCCGGCACTTGAACAACTGCTGCTGCAGAGTGATGACCTGCAGCATCCTCTGCCGCTGGGAAAGTCCGTCGATCAGCGCATCGCCGGCCGCGCGACGCTCGCACGCGTGCTATGGCTGCAAGGTTTTCGGGACCAGGCGCTTAGGCTTGCGGAAGATTGCGCGGTCGAAGCATGCAATCAGGAACAGGCCATTGTCACCTGTTATGTGCTGGTTGAGGCGCTCGTTCCGCTGACGCTGCTATCAGGCAAGCGGGATAGCGCCGCGCAAGCGATTGCGTTGTTGCAGGAAGTCTCGGCGCGTGCCGGTCTGACTGTGTATCAAGCGTGCTGCCGTTGTTTCGATGAATACCTGCGCTCCCTTGATGGAACCGCGCCTGAACGGTTGCTTGCTTTCCGCTCGGCGTTGGACGGACTCGAATCGATCGAGTACAGCGCGCCGCGTGCCTTGCTCGCCGCGCAATACAGTCTCGCGCTAGGCCGCGCTGGACGGCGGGAGGAGAGTATTGCTGCCGTCGTGTGTGCTCTGGAACAGTGCGACGACACAGGTGACCATTGGTACGCCAGCGAACTTAGGCACGTTCATGGCCAACTGCTCTTGATGGGCCCGGCGGGCGGCGAGCCATCCGACGACGTGACGAGGGACGCGGAGGCGTGCCTGATCGCGGCGCTCGAGGACTCGTTGGTGCACGGCTGCCGTTCACTGCAATTGCGCGTGGCAACGAGTCTGGCCAGCCTCTGGCACGCGCAAGGCCGAAGCACGGAAGCTGTGCAGCTGTTGAAATCCGTATGCGCAAAGCTTACGGAGGGCCGCGATTGGGATGATTTCAAAGCTGCAACCCATTTGCTGCGGATCGCAGCGATAGCCAGTGAGTCTGACGATGTTTGTGCCGCCGCAGATGCAGCGGAGGGTTCGTTTGACGAACCGTCGTCGTGCAACATCGACGAGCGTGGCTAGACTGCTGTTATCCGTGCAAAATCCTTTGCCGTGCGACCTCGTCGATTAAATCTGGCCGGTCCAACTGCTCGACCCACCAGCGCAGGGGTCCGCCGGTCTCATCGTCGCGCCACGCCAGATAGAAATGCGTGATGTCCTGCATGCCGATCACTTCTTTTTTCACAAGCTCACCTCGAGCCAGCGCCTCGACCGCAAGACATTCCGGAATTGTACCGGCTGCTAGCCCCTTGATCTGTGCGGCTAATTTGGCTTCGAGCGTAGGAACCGTCAGGATCTCCTGATTGGCCGCAATTGCGATGGTGCGCGGTGCGAGCTTACGGGGCTTACGGGACGTATCGCCGATCGCGACCGCTCGATGGCGTGCGACGATGTCTAGCGTGAGTGGCTCTGGCGTGGAAGCGAGGGGATGATGCGGCGCCACCACGAACACATGCTGGAGGGAGCCAATCGGCTTAGTCACCAGTTTGGGAATCGCTGGCGGGTCACCAGCGGCCCCGACGATCAGATCCGCGCGGCGCGTCAACAGCGCATCCCACGAACCGCCCAGCACTTCCTTCGACAGATGCAACCTCGTGTCCAGCTTCAACTGATAAAACGTATCGACATGTTCCCAGAGAAACTCAAACGGGATGATCTCGTCTATCACAATGTGAAGATCGGATTCCCAGCCATGCTGGATTCTTTTCGCTTTGAATTCTAGGTCCTCAGCGGCCTCCAGTAAACGGCGCCCTTCCTCGACGACTACACGCCCCACACGCGTGAGTGTTGCTCGGCGGCCGGTGCGGTCGAACAACTTGACGCCGAGATCGAGTTCCAGTTTCTGAACGAGATAGGTCAACGACGACGGGACCTTGCGTAGCGTTTCTGCCGCACTGGCAAAGGTGCCGGTTCGATCGATTGCATCGAGGACCTGCAAGACGTCAAAGGATAGGTTCATGGAAAGCAGCGTGATTGAGTGGGGGAGCGTGACCTTATGAACGCTTCAGGCGCCTCGTTGGTCAACAATACGTCCGCGTAGAATGACGCACAACACCGTTCGGTGCAATGCAACGAACTTAGCCTCGATTGATTCGGTAGTTTTAATTCGTAACGGCTGAATATTTTTAACGAAATTAAAGATGGAATCGAGAGATATGTTGGGCTAAAGAAGATTGAATCTGTGAATTTTGCACTAGAAATGAATGGCGTGAGAAGGAGTAAATGGACGTGCAAGGAAATTTTCCAATAAACTAATTTAACGATAATTAATAAGGTTTCAGTGATTTTTGATCGCAAAGGTGATTAGGATAGAGCGGTTGCCAAGGGAGCATACCAAGGGGAGCATGCTTAGCCTCGCTGCCCCAGCCCTCTCGGCCAACTTGCAACCAACCATATCATCAGGAATCAAATCATGCGAATTTCCACACTGATCGTGGCGTGCGGCGCCGTCGCCGCGCTCATTTCGAACGCGGCAATCGCCCAAACGGGTAATGACGCGACCGCATCGCAACCCGCAGTAGCTGTGACTAAGTCGGCATTGCGTGCGCAGAACCGTCAGTTGTCGAAGGCCGTGCGTCGCGCGCTATACGCGACCAAAGGCCTGACTGCCAGCAACATCGAGGTGCTCGCCAAAGGCGGGACCGTCTCCCTGTTGGGGACGGTGCCCGTTGAGTCGCAAATTTCGATGGCGGGTGATGCCGTCAAACGTGTACCGCATGTGAAGGTTGTCGACAATCGTCTGACCGTCGCCGTAGAAGGCGGCGGCGAGTAAGTGGCAGGCCGCCGAATGCTTCGGCAGCTCGATCCGACTGACGGAGCATACCGGTGGCCCGCGCAAACGAGGGGAGACACACGGACCGTAGTTCTCCCTTTCAGCGGCGACGACATGTCGTTTTCGCGGTTCGCGTCTTTGTCCCGCTTTATATACAACGACTCGTCGGGGTTACTCAAACTATCGCCGGAGAGCGAAAGTAATCGACCATATATCAAGCGATTGACTTAACTTCTGCTCGCGATGCGCCTCAAAGATGGCGGAGCAGGAAGATCGCCGCCGTCAGCGAGGCGATTGACAATACGCTCGATACGACCAGCGTCGTACCAGCAGTCGTATCCTGAACGCCGTACGACAATCCAAATAGAATGCCGAATGAGCCGCACGGAATGGCCGATAATAATATCGCCTGACCTGCGATTGCCTTCGGCAGAGCGAGCGCCACGACGAGCACCAGCGCGATCAGCGGTTGAATAACGTTACTCAACGCAACCCCGAGCCATACTTCCATGTCTAGTCGGAATGGCTGCGATGCTAATATCAATCCGGTCGAAAACAATGCCAGGCCGGCCGTCGTGCTACCTATGATATTGAGCGACTGTACCATTAACTGAGGTAGTTGCCAGCCTGCCAGCGAAACCAGCACGCCAAGGATCGGCGCGATCACAATCGGCTTCACAAACGTGGTGGCCAACGCCTTCCCCAGCAGGTTTGTGTTAGGTCCGTCGCTACTGCTGCCCTTCGCGCGCTCCAGCAGGATCAGTGCTGCAGGCGACATCACTATGGAAGCCGTCGTGATCGCGAGCGCGACAGTCAAATCGCTTTGTTCGCCATATACACTATGCAGGAGCGGAAGTCCGACTGCGGCAAAGTTCGGCATGCCAATCGTGACCGCGCGGACAGCTGCATTCGAAGGCCGCGCATGGAAGACAAAGCGCGATAGTGCCAGCGACACGAAGTACGGCGCTAGCATGACCAACACAAGAATAAGAATCAGCAATAGGTGACTTCCGATACTCGCGCGCTGCATTCTGGCCGTGTAGAGGAACAATGCGAATGGTAGCGCATAGTCGACCAACATTGTGTTGATAGACGACAACGGCATGGCGCCATGTGCGAGCTTGCCCGCGAGGTAGCCCGTCGCCATCGAAAAGAAGAAAGGCACAAGCGCGTATGTGATCTCGATAGTCATGGATAGATGCTCGCCTGATGAGGTCGCTTGGCTAATGCCTTTGAAGGTTGCATCCGATTGACGTCACCTCTATCGCGACAGGGAAGTTTATTGGGCGAGACGCATTAAGTCGTTGGTTAGACGTGAAATGTTCTTAAGCGATGGTTCCGCGGGGGCAGAAGATACCTTCATGGAAAACAGTCGGATTAGGACGGGAATTCATTCTACGTAGAACCTGCGAGGAACGTGTATCGCAACAGGTGCCGCCTCGCTCTATGAACGAACCCGCGCGACGTTAAGAACTCTTCAGTTTTTCCTAATTTGTTCAATGGAGTTCACGCGTAGGATGACGGAAACCACGATCCAATGCGATACGTTGACTTGACCCGGTCATGAGAGGCAGATTCCGAGGAAGATCGGGATCTGTATTTCAAACTTCCGGCATTGGCCGTCGCGCAATCCAAATCGGAGCATTTGCATGAAACTGGTGGGAATTTGTCCGGGCCGGCGTGCGTTTTTACGCAGCGTCGCGAGCGCAGCACCGGCTGCCGTCGCGATTGGTGCGGGCGTCGCCGATGTAGCGACGAGTTCGAGTGCTGCCAACTCGACCGACTGGCAGCCGAGGTACTTCACCCCAGCCGAGTGGCGCCTGCTTGTCGCGTTGGTCGATCGTCTTATCCCGGCTGATAGCGAAGGCCCAGGCGCAATAGAGGCGGGTGTGCCTGAATTCATCGACAGGCAGATGAATACGCCGTACGGATACGGCGGACTTTGGTACATGCACGGGCCGTTCATGCCAGGTCCTGCGACGCTCGGGTACCAGCTCGAATTTAGCCCCCGTGCGATGTATCGCATTGCTTTGCGCGGATTGGACGAGCAGATCCGTCAGCGCTTTTCCAGGCCCTTCGACGAGCTGGACTCCAATGTTCGCGACAGCGTGATTGGTGAACTGGAGCAGGGTAAGCTCGACATCGGCACTGTGCCCGCGACGGAGTTCTTCGCGCAACTGCTGCAGAACACGCGTGAAGGCTATTTCTGCGATCCGAAACATGGTGGCAATCGCGATATGGCGGCTTGGAAAATGATCAATTTTCCGGGGGCGAGAGCCGACTATATCGATTGGGTCGAGCGGTACGGAAAGCGCTACCCGCTAGCGCCCGTATCCAGCGCCTGAGCGTGGTTTCTCCCACGGCGAGCCGCTGTGCCGACAAGGTAGACGCGCGAGGGAGTCGGCGCGCTCCCACCAAGACAATTCAATGACAGACCAAACGATGAAAGAGGTCGACGTGGTCATCGTCGGCTTTGGCTGGGCCGGCGCCATCATGGCGAAGGAGCTGACGGAAGCAGGCTTGCAGGTGTTGGCACTGGAACGTGGCCAGTACCGCGACACCTATCCGGACGGTGCGTATCCGACCACGCTGGACGAACTCACGTATCTGCAGCGATTCAAGCTGTTCCAGACTATGTCGCGAAGCACCTTCACCTTTCGTCACAACGTCAACGATACGGCGTTGCCTTATCGGCAGATCGGTGCATTCAAGCCGGGTGAAGGCGTTGGCGGCGCCGGGCTGCATTGGGCCGGGCAACACTGGCGAATCTATCCGGAGGAATTGAAGCTGCGCTCGCACTACGTTGAGCGTTACGGCGCGAAGTTCATTCCGAAAGACATGACATTGCAGGACTTTGGCGTGTCGTACGAAGAGCTCGAACCGTATTTCGACTTCGCGGAAAAAGTATTCGGCACCTCGGGACAAGCCTACCGTGTGAACGGCAAAGTCGTAGGCGACGGCAATCCGTTTGAAGCGGACCGTTCGGCCGAGTTCCCGTTGCCGGCGCAGAAAGTGCCTTATGGTCCGTATATTTTCATGAAGGCGGCGAAGGAACTCGGTTTTCATCCGTTTCGCGCGCCATCGGCCACAGTGTCGGGAGCGTATACGAATCCGTATGGCTGCCAGATGGGGCCGTGCAACTTCTGCGGATATTGCTCGGGGTATGCCTGCTACAACTATTCGAAAGCGTCGCCCAATGTGAACGTCCTGCCGGCATTGCGCGGTTTGCCTAACTTCGAGTTGCGGCCGAATTGCACGGTGTTGCGTATCACGCTCGACAGCGCGCGGAAAGTCGCAACAGGCGTCGAGTATGTCGACGCCGACGGCAAGGTCGTCGCGCAACCCGCGCGGATCGTCATCGCGAGCACCTTTGCCTATAACAACGCGCATTTGTTCATGCTCTCGGGTATCGGGCGGCAATACGACCCGGTGAGCGGCGAGGGCACCGTCGGCAAGAACGTGTCGTATCAGATGCTCTCGAACATCCAGCTCTTCTTCGACCCGGGCACGAACAGCAATCCGTTCATCGGAGCCGGTGGCAATAGCGTCGCGTTCGACGATTTCAACGCCGATAATTTTGACCATGGTCCGCACGGCTTCGTCGGGGGCGCGGCTCTATGGTGCAACCCGGCCGGCGCCAAGCCGATTTCGGGCATTGCGGTGCCGACGGGCACGCCAAAGTGGGGTGGTGCATGGAAGAAAGCGGTCAAGGATCACTACGTGAACACCGTGTCGATCGACTCGAACGGCAGCAACATGGTCTATCGCGATTGCTACCTCGACCTCGACCCGACGTATCGCAACAAATACGGCCAGCCGCTGCTGCGTTTTACGTTCGACTGGAAGGACAACGATATCCGCATGACCCATTTCGTGACGGACAAGCTGATACAGGTCGCGAAGGCGATGGGGCCGAAGGACTATACGGTCACACAAAAGAACTTCGGCGACCACTTCGACGTGCGGCCATATCAAACCACGCATTGGGCCGGTGGTCTGATCATGGGCGAGCATCCAGAGACGAGTGCGTTGAACCGTTATCTGCAAAGCTGGGATGTGCACAACGTCTTTGCGATCGGCTCCAACGTGTTCCCGGTGGGGCTTGGCTATAACCCGACCGGCGCGGTCGCCGCGTTGGCCTACTGGTCGGCGAAAGCGATCCGCACGCAATATCTTAAAGATCCGCGGCCATTGGTGGACGCATGATGAACTATCGTGATCGTCTGCGTTGCAGCGCGGTGACCGCCCTCTGCATGCTGTCGTTTTCATGGGGTGCCGATGGGGCACCGGCGGTGGACCAGGTGCAGGTCGAGCACGGTGCCTATCTTGCCCGTGCCGGCGACTGCGTGGCATGCCACACCGCGAAGAACGGCAAGCCGTTCGCGGGTGGGCTGCCGCTGAGTACGCCGCTCGGCAAAGTGTACTCCACGAATATCACGCCAGACAGGGCGAGTGGCATCGGCACCTGGACCTACGACGACTTCGCGACGCTGATGCGCCACGGCAAAACGAAAAGCGGGCATGCGGTCTATCCGGCAATGCCGTATCCCTCATATGCGCATGTCGACGATGCGGACATGCACGCGCTCTA
Encoded proteins:
- a CDS encoding helix-turn-helix domain-containing protein, with the translated sequence MATDRRKEDKHRTLRQQASLNPRPDAVTHPLFREGEFFDSYDLLQVKYEMLRAVRVDKRPISEAAKAFGFSRPSFYQAQTAFEQGGLAALIPQKTGPRSGHKLTPAVMEFLNRARVAEPTVRAERLASLVHQTFGVQVHPRSIERQFLRQKKP
- a CDS encoding recombinase family protein, producing the protein MKSDPHQKVQASHLKRNAYLYIRQSTLRQVFENTESTKRQYALRQRAVALGWSEDRIIVIDSDLGQSGASSADREGFQRLVAEVGVGHAGIVLGLEVSRLARNSTDWHRLLEICAITDTLILDEDGVYDPAHFNDRLLLGLKGTMSEAELHVLRARLQGGILSKARRGELQMRLPVGFEYNAAGAVVLDPDQQVQHCLRWLFDTFRGTGSAMATARAAHHLELAFPRRCCKGPHKGELLWGSLGHSQVVRILHNPRYAGAFVYGRTHTRKTVDGRTRVIRAPRDQWDTLIPGAHAGYLAWEEYEQNQKRLHESAQAIGADRRRGAPREGPALLQGVVVCGRCGNRMTVRYHSRQGCLCPEYICQREGIEQAEPICQRIHGAGIDEAIGELLVEALNPLAIEVSLAVQRELQSRIEEADCLRHKQVERAQYEADLAQRRYMRCDPENRLVADSLEADWNHKLRALTEANEEYQRRREQDARILTDEQRAVIVSLASNFPRLWRDPATPDRERKRMIRLLLEDVTLNRDQQVTAQIRFKGGAHRTLSLPLPLKSWQRWVTPATVIEEIDELLNHHTVLQIANILNERGAPSGTGRPFNAKMVARLQRNYCLKPRYDRLREAGLLTLEEMADALHVTPTSVKIWNRRGLIRGHAYSDKNECLYDPPGTDSPRKAMGVKLSCRRRHPDVVSDRRKEV
- a CDS encoding ATP-binding protein; translation: MIRIGQLQVDVATRELFLDGKAVRLGSRAFDMLAVLIAANGALVSKSELLAQVWPDTIVEENNLQVHMSALRKALGNNRGLIQTVSGRGYRLVRRAASTTASAQTDSGDEVDDAEDGIQHRTTPNNLPSNSSMLIGRDKAVHDVALALASARHVTLVGSGGIGKTRLAIEVSRGLFERFPDGVYLVSLASTCDSGSVLAMFATSIGMNPTTGSLTLARVSKELAERRVLFVLDNCEHVLGPAAELAETLLSVSPAVRVLATSREPLRVVNECLYWVASLEVPAQDAQSQDVLQCSAVKLFLSRARAIDARFSSDERSIHLTGEVCRRLDGIPLAIELAAARATILGIEMLSDHLDDRFNMLTGGHRTALPRHQTLKATLDWSYGLLNEAERATLRRLGIFVNGFTMEAAIAVAGDHALRELDLIAAVSGLVEKSLLLAEVKRGKASYRLLETTRAYAVQKLEDNGEQRGITLNHARYFMSLLERDSSNRANPTSAFSDSWHHGMCELLDDLRAALAWALSPKGDEKLGEALAVKVVFLFYELSLVDECSAWARRALDTVAATHQGSRSNRYLRLRMKLLAALGAALVYVNGPNRETLSIWAEVLASAIALGDHRFEARALWGMCSASQSSGAVRNALAFARRFASRASETGDANCAILACRLLGVVSHYAGDQQQARPALEQLLLQSDDLQHPLPLGKSVDQRIAGRATLARVLWLQGFRDQALRLAEDCAVEACNQEQAIVTCYVLVEALVPLTLLSGKRDSAAQAIALLQEVSARAGLTVYQACCRCFDEYLRSLDGTAPERLLAFRSALDGLESIEYSAPRALLAAQYSLALGRAGRREESIAAVVCALEQCDDTGDHWYASELRHVHGQLLLMGPAGGEPSDDVTRDAEACLIAALEDSLVHGCRSLQLRVATSLASLWHAQGRSTEAVQLLKSVCAKLTEGRDWDDFKAATHLLRIAAIASESDDVCAAADAAEGSFDEPSSCNIDERG
- a CDS encoding LysR family transcriptional regulator, translated to MNLSFDVLQVLDAIDRTGTFASAAETLRKVPSSLTYLVQKLELDLGVKLFDRTGRRATLTRVGRVVVEEGRRLLEAAEDLEFKAKRIQHGWESDLHIVIDEIIPFEFLWEHVDTFYQLKLDTRLHLSKEVLGGSWDALLTRRADLIVGAAGDPPAIPKLVTKPIGSLQHVFVVAPHHPLASTPEPLTLDIVARHRAVAIGDTSRKPRKLAPRTIAIAANQEILTVPTLEAKLAAQIKGLAAGTIPECLAVEALARGELVKKEVIGMQDITHFYLAWRDDETGGPLRWWVEQLDRPDLIDEVARQRILHG
- a CDS encoding BON domain-containing protein gives rise to the protein MRISTLIVACGAVAALISNAAIAQTGNDATASQPAVAVTKSALRAQNRQLSKAVRRALYATKGLTASNIEVLAKGGTVSLLGTVPVESQISMAGDAVKRVPHVKVVDNRLTVAVEGGGE